The window AGCTTCTGCTCCGGCTGGATGCGGGCGAACACCCGCGCCTGCTCCGGGGCGGCCGGTTCGGTGGCGACCGGGTCACCGGCGGACCAGATCCCCAACCGGCCGCCGACGGCGGCGGCGGTGCCCGGATGGTCTCCGGTGACCAGCAGCAGCCGGATCCCGGCGGCGGCGAAGGTCCGGGCGGCGTCGGGGGCGTCGGCCCGTACCGGGTCACCGATTCCGAGCAGCCCCAGCGGCCGCAACCCGGTGGGACGGGCCAGGTCGGGCAAGTCCGGTTCGACCGCCGCCGCGACCGCCAGGGTCCGCAGCCCGGCGTCGGCGAGTCGACGGGCCTGGTCGAGCAGTACGGTGAGCTGCCCCGGATCGGCGGCGGTGACCTCAGGGGTCAGCACCGTCTCCGGAGCGCCCTTGCAGACGACCAGGTACCGGCCGTCACAGGTGCGGTGGGCGGTGGTCATCCGCCGGTGTGTCTGGTCGAACGGGTGCTCGGCGACCCGCGGCCAGGCCAGGCGGATCTCGTCGGCGTCAAGACCGGTCCGGCCGGCGAAGGCGACCAACGCGGCCTCCAACGGATCTCCGACCGCCCGCCAGTGCGCCGTCCGGCCGCTGTCTGTCCGGCTGCGGTCCGACCCGCCGCCGTGCTGTGGGCTGTGGTCCGCTGCGTCGTCGTCCGGGTCCGGCGCGGTCAGCTCCGCGTCGTTGCAGAGCAGCCCGGCCCGGGCCAGCCCTCGAAGGTCGTCCGGGGCGACGCCGACCGGTACGCCGGCCGTGCCGTCGGCGCTGCGGCGGACGATCCGCCCGGTCGGCCGGTAGCCAACTCCGTCCACGGTGTACTCGGCGACCGGGGTGACCACCCGCTGCACGGCCATCCGCCCCTCGGTGACGGTGCCGGTCTTGTCGGCGGCGACGACGGTCACCGAGCCGAGCGCCTCGACCGCCGGCAGCCGTCGCGGCACTGCGCGGGCCCGGGCCATCCGGTGCGCGCCGAGCGCCAGAGCGAGGGTGACGACCGCCGGCAACGACTCCGGCACCGCCGCGACGACCAGGCTCACCGCGGTCACCGCCAGGTCGGCGACTGGCCGCCCGCCGCCCAGGCCGATCAGGAACACCAGGCCGGACAACAGCACGGCGGTGGCCCCGAGTACCCGGCTCAGCCGGTTCAGCCGCAGCTGCAGCGGCGTCGGCCCGGGGTGGGTGCGCCGCATCAACGTCGCGATCCGCCCCAACGCGCTGTCGGCGCCGGTCCGGGTGACGATGCCGGTCGCCCGGCCGGCGACGACGACGGTGCCGGCGTGGGCCGGGTCACCGTCGTCGTGCCGCACCGGCACCGACTCACCGGTCAGTGTCGACTCGTCGCAGCGCAGCCGGGTCGCGGTGGTGAGGAGCAGGTCGGCGGGGACGATGTCGCCTGCGGTGATCTTGACCAGGTCGCCCGGGACCAGTTCGGCCGCCGGCACGACCCGGTCGGCTCCGTCGCGCCGCACCCGGGCCACCGGTGCCGCCAGCCGGTCCAACGCGGCGATCGCCCGGTCCGCCCGGACCTCCTGCACCACGCCGATACCGGTGTTCACCACCACGACGAGCAGGATCACCACCGTGTTCGGGTAGTCGGCGAGTGCCGTGGTGACCACCCCGGCGGCGAGCAGCAGCACGACCAGCGGGTCGCTCAGTTGACGGACCACCCGGCGGACCAGCCCGGTGCGGTCCGGCCCGCCCGGCACGACGTTCGGTCCGTACCCGGTGGCCCGCCGGGCGACCTCGGCGGCGTCGAGCCCACCCGGATCGCCCGTGGGTGTTGGATCGACGGCGGCTACGCCCGGATCGACGATCGGTCGCGTGTCAACTGGCACCGGCCACCCCCACCGTGTCGACCGCCCGGGTCGGCGCGGGTTCGAGCAACTCGGCGAGCGGCCGGCGGGGCACCGGTGGACTGAGCGGTCCGTAGCCGATCCGGATGATCGCCTGCGCCCGCCGTCCGTCCTGCTGCCGGCCGAGCAGGTCACGCAGTTCGGGAAACTCCAGCGGCTGGGTCAGCAGCGTGGTGGCCAGGCCGCGTACCGTCGCGGTGAGCAGCACCCGCTGCAGCGCCTGCCCGGCCCGCAGCCAGTCCCGCGGACTGTCGCCGACGGTGTACAGCACGGCGAGGACCGGGTCCTCCTCGAACGCGGCGACCCGCCGTCGCGGGGCCGGCCAGACCAGTCCGAAGTCGCGTACCGGCACGGTGCGGGGGACCGGCCAGGGTCCGAAGGCCTGCGGCGGTACGCCGTCGAGCCGGCCCGGTCGGTCCCGGGTCCACCGTTCCAGCTCCGCCCAGTACGCCGGGTCGACCCGGCGGCGGTCCTCGGCGGTGCCGATCAGCGCGAGCACCGACGAGCGCATCATCGGGTCGACGACGGCCAGCCGGCCGTGCTCGGTCCGGGCGGCGGCGGCGAG is drawn from Micromonospora sp. Llam0 and contains these coding sequences:
- a CDS encoding cation-transporting P-type ATPase, translated to MPVDTRPIVDPGVAAVDPTPTGDPGGLDAAEVARRATGYGPNVVPGGPDRTGLVRRVVRQLSDPLVVLLLAAGVVTTALADYPNTVVILLVVVVNTGIGVVQEVRADRAIAALDRLAAPVARVRRDGADRVVPAAELVPGDLVKITAGDIVPADLLLTTATRLRCDESTLTGESVPVRHDDGDPAHAGTVVVAGRATGIVTRTGADSALGRIATLMRRTHPGPTPLQLRLNRLSRVLGATAVLLSGLVFLIGLGGGRPVADLAVTAVSLVVAAVPESLPAVVTLALALGAHRMARARAVPRRLPAVEALGSVTVVAADKTGTVTEGRMAVQRVVTPVAEYTVDGVGYRPTGRIVRRSADGTAGVPVGVAPDDLRGLARAGLLCNDAELTAPDPDDDAADHSPQHGGGSDRSRTDSGRTAHWRAVGDPLEAALVAFAGRTGLDADEIRLAWPRVAEHPFDQTHRRMTTAHRTCDGRYLVVCKGAPETVLTPEVTAADPGQLTVLLDQARRLADAGLRTLAVAAAVEPDLPDLARPTGLRPLGLLGIGDPVRADAPDAARTFAAAGIRLLLVTGDHPGTAAAVGGRLGIWSAGDPVATEPAAPEQARVFARIQPEQKLDVVAALQAQGHVVAMTGDGVNDGPALRRADVGVAMGGGTDVARQAADLVLVDDNLGTVAAAVGEGRRIYDNVRRFLRYALAGGAAELAVMLLGPLFGLALPLLPGQILWINLLTHGVPGVALGAEPAEPDVLRRPPRPPTESVLGAGLLAGVLTTGALITAVTLAAGVAAYHAGRPWQTMVFVTLGLAQLGVALAVRARRGTAAEGPQRGTAAAGARRRMANPALVFAVAGAGLLQLAGVYHGPLRTLLGTEPLALTELAACAAVAALPALVLHLSRSGNGRGSGPDSPRPVGHEPAAEQT
- a CDS encoding nitroreductase family protein, producing the protein MNAGWIRNGRPGPLMTACLEAAAAAPSVHNSQPWRFRPHPTGIEVLADRRRQVDLVDPAGRELTISVGAAVFNLRVAMLAHGRIPVMRLLPEPDDPDLLARIAVGPPTETDETVRLLARAVAHRRTNRRPFADLAVPGEVLDELAAAARTEHGRLAVVDPMMRSSVLALIGTAEDRRRVDPAYWAELERWTRDRPGRLDGVPPQAFGPWPVPRTVPVRDFGLVWPAPRRRVAAFEEDPVLAVLYTVGDSPRDWLRAGQALQRVLLTATVRGLATTLLTQPLEFPELRDLLGRQQDGRRAQAIIRIGYGPLSPPVPRRPLAELLEPAPTRAVDTVGVAGAS